A single window of Agromyces aureus DNA harbors:
- the dxr gene encoding 1-deoxy-D-xylulose-5-phosphate reductoisomerase, whose translation MRSVIILGSTGSIGTQALDVIRANPRRFEVVGLAVGSNRAALEAQAAEFGVEHTAVGIDEAVQLVRDVDADVVLNGITGSVGLGPTIATLERGTTLALANKESLIVGGDLVTRIAKPGQIVPVDSEHSAIAQALRSGTEDEVRRLVLTASGGPFRGRKREELVDVTPAQALAHPTWDMGLVVTTNSATLVNKGLEVIEAHLLFDVPYDRIDVTVHPQSIVHSMVEFVDGSTIAQASPPDMRLPISLGLDWPNRVAAVGRPLDWTVASSWTFEPLDHAAFPAIALAKQVGRAGGDYPAVFNAANEEAVAAFHAGRIGFLDIVDTVQAVVEAHEPPERELTLASLAESERAARAAANARIAKA comes from the coding sequence GTGCGTTCAGTCATCATCCTCGGCTCCACCGGTTCGATCGGCACTCAGGCCCTCGACGTGATCCGCGCGAATCCGCGCCGCTTCGAGGTCGTCGGCCTCGCGGTCGGCTCGAATCGTGCGGCGCTCGAGGCGCAGGCGGCCGAGTTCGGCGTCGAACACACGGCCGTCGGCATCGACGAAGCCGTGCAGCTGGTTCGGGATGTCGATGCCGACGTCGTGCTGAACGGCATCACCGGGTCGGTGGGCCTCGGTCCGACGATCGCGACGCTCGAACGCGGCACGACGCTCGCCCTCGCGAACAAGGAGTCGCTCATCGTCGGCGGCGACCTCGTGACGCGCATCGCGAAGCCCGGCCAGATCGTGCCGGTCGACTCGGAGCACTCGGCGATCGCGCAGGCGCTGCGCTCGGGCACCGAAGACGAGGTGCGCCGACTCGTGCTGACGGCCTCCGGCGGACCGTTCCGCGGTCGCAAGCGCGAGGAACTCGTCGACGTCACGCCCGCGCAGGCGCTCGCGCACCCCACGTGGGACATGGGCCTGGTCGTCACGACGAACTCCGCGACGCTCGTGAACAAGGGCCTCGAGGTCATCGAGGCGCACCTGCTCTTCGACGTGCCCTACGACCGCATCGACGTGACCGTGCACCCGCAGTCGATCGTGCACTCGATGGTCGAGTTCGTCGACGGGTCGACGATCGCGCAGGCCTCGCCGCCCGACATGCGCCTGCCCATCTCGCTCGGCCTCGACTGGCCGAACCGGGTCGCCGCCGTCGGGCGTCCGCTCGACTGGACGGTCGCCTCGTCGTGGACCTTCGAGCCGCTCGACCACGCGGCCTTCCCCGCGATCGCGCTCGCGAAGCAGGTCGGTCGCGCCGGCGGCGACTACCCGGCCGTGTTCAACGCCGCGAACGAGGAGGCCGTCGCCGCATTCCACGCCGGGCGCATCGGATTCCTCGACATCGTCGACACCGTGCAGGCCGTCGTCGAGGCGCACGAGCCGCCGGAGCGCGAACTCACGCTGGCCTCGCTCGCCGAGTCGGAGCGGGCCGCGCGGGCCGCCGCGAACGCGCGCATCGCGAAGGCCTGA
- a CDS encoding lysophospholipid acyltransferase family protein codes for MTEHDEVQSPEVDEPVRQGPAYRIFRGILRPLALLVYRPKITGTENVPATGRVILASNHLSFIDSVVIPLASPRPVQFLAKNDYFTGTGFRGWVSRTFFTAIGAVGVERGAGADAQAALDAGRGILEHDNAFAIYPEGTRSLDGRLYRGRTGVAWLALQTGSVVVPVGLIGTQEIQPVGAKLPRIRPVTVRFGAPLDLSSHGPATSGRARRTATDEIMAAIHALSEQELAGVYNEKPPEGTLAKIADRIAPRERR; via the coding sequence GTGACAGAGCACGACGAAGTCCAGAGCCCCGAGGTCGACGAACCCGTTCGACAGGGGCCCGCCTACCGGATCTTCCGCGGAATCCTGCGGCCGTTGGCCCTCCTCGTCTACCGTCCGAAGATCACCGGCACCGAGAACGTCCCGGCCACCGGCCGGGTCATCCTCGCGAGCAACCACCTCTCGTTCATCGACAGCGTCGTGATCCCGCTCGCCTCCCCGCGGCCCGTGCAGTTCCTCGCGAAGAACGACTACTTCACCGGCACCGGCTTCCGCGGCTGGGTGTCGCGCACCTTCTTCACGGCCATCGGCGCCGTCGGCGTCGAACGCGGGGCCGGCGCCGACGCGCAGGCCGCACTCGACGCGGGCCGCGGCATCCTCGAGCACGACAACGCCTTCGCGATCTACCCCGAGGGAACGCGCTCGCTCGACGGCCGCCTCTACCGCGGGCGCACGGGCGTCGCGTGGCTCGCGCTGCAGACCGGATCGGTCGTCGTGCCCGTCGGACTCATCGGCACGCAGGAGATCCAGCCCGTCGGCGCGAAGCTGCCGCGCATCCGCCCGGTCACCGTGCGCTTCGGCGCCCCGCTCGACCTCTCCTCCCACGGCCCGGCGACCTCGGGTCGCGCCCGGCGCACGGCCACCGACGAGATCATGGCCGCGATCCACGCGCTCTCCGAGCAGGAACTCGCGGGCGTCTACAACGAGAAGCCGCCAGAGGGCACCCTCGCGAAGATCGCCGACCGCATCGCCCCGCGCGAACGGCGCTGA
- a CDS encoding OsmC family protein: MDPVATTGRDGEAASVRLGEHAYAVEVEWTGARETGTTHYRAYGRDHVVRAAGKSHVLDGSSDRAFHGDAERWNPEELLLAALSQCHMLSYLHVATLHGVVVTGYTDAATAVMVEDGRGGGAFREATLHPRVTVADAAMLALAEEIHAEAAAKCFIAASVAFPVHHEPVAVIAVAAD; encoded by the coding sequence GTGGATCCGGTCGCGACGACCGGGCGCGACGGGGAGGCGGCATCCGTGAGGCTGGGCGAGCACGCGTACGCGGTCGAGGTCGAGTGGACGGGCGCTCGCGAGACCGGCACGACCCACTACCGCGCCTACGGGCGCGATCACGTGGTGCGCGCCGCGGGCAAGTCGCACGTGCTCGACGGGTCGAGCGACCGCGCCTTCCACGGCGACGCCGAACGCTGGAACCCCGAGGAGCTCCTGCTCGCGGCGCTCAGCCAGTGCCACATGCTCTCGTACCTGCATGTCGCGACCCTGCACGGCGTCGTCGTCACGGGCTACACGGATGCCGCGACCGCCGTCATGGTCGAAGACGGCCGCGGTGGTGGCGCGTTCCGCGAGGCCACGCTGCATCCGCGCGTGACGGTGGCGGATGCCGCGATGCTGGCGCTCGCGGAGGAGATCCACGCCGAGGCGGCCGCGAAGTGCTTCATCGCGGCATCCGTCGCGTTCCCCGTGCACCATGAACCCGTCGCGGTGATCGCGGTCGCCGCCGACTGA
- the gabT gene encoding 4-aminobutyrate--2-oxoglutarate transaminase, translating into MTDTQTPAETTAVPVYTVPQERRIVTAIPGPKSQALHERRAAVVSAGVSSALPVYIERANGAVLVDVDGNQFIDFGAGIGVTTVGHTEQNVVRAAASQLQDVIHTLFTITPYEEYVRVAELLAEHTPGTHAKRTVLVNSGAEAVENGVKIARKFTGRRAVAVLDHAYHGRTNLTMAMNFKAHPYATGFGPFAGDVYHAPNSYPYRDGLSGADAAARTISYLEKAVGASDLACLVVEPIQGEGGFIVPAEGYLSTLQTWCTEHGVVMIADEIQSGMARTGVYFASEHFGWVPDLVLSAKGIAGGLPLAGVTGRADIMDAAHAGGLGGTFGGNPVACAAAVAVFESIEANDLLGEARRIEATLKAGLERLARRYDLIGDIRGIGAMIAIELVQPGTRDTTKAPNAEAVTALVAYAAQHGVLLLNAGTYGNVLRFLPSLAVTDALIDDALRVLDDGFAALG; encoded by the coding sequence ATGACTGACACGCAGACACCCGCAGAGACCACGGCCGTCCCCGTCTACACGGTGCCGCAGGAGCGCCGCATCGTGACGGCGATCCCCGGCCCCAAGTCGCAGGCGCTGCACGAGCGACGCGCAGCGGTCGTCTCGGCCGGCGTCTCCTCGGCGCTGCCCGTCTACATCGAACGCGCCAACGGCGCCGTGCTCGTCGACGTCGACGGCAACCAGTTCATCGACTTCGGCGCCGGCATCGGGGTGACCACCGTCGGACACACCGAGCAGAACGTCGTCCGCGCCGCAGCCTCGCAACTCCAAGACGTGATCCACACGCTCTTCACCATCACCCCCTACGAGGAGTACGTGCGCGTCGCCGAACTCCTCGCCGAGCACACGCCCGGCACGCACGCCAAGCGCACCGTGCTCGTCAACTCCGGCGCCGAGGCCGTCGAGAACGGCGTGAAGATCGCGCGCAAGTTCACCGGCCGCCGCGCCGTCGCCGTGCTCGACCACGCCTATCACGGCCGCACGAACCTCACGATGGCCATGAACTTCAAGGCCCACCCGTACGCGACCGGCTTCGGCCCGTTCGCCGGCGACGTGTACCACGCGCCGAACTCCTACCCCTACCGCGACGGGCTCTCCGGTGCGGATGCCGCGGCTCGCACGATCTCGTACCTCGAGAAGGCCGTCGGGGCGAGCGACCTCGCCTGCCTCGTCGTGGAGCCCATCCAGGGCGAAGGCGGCTTCATCGTGCCTGCCGAGGGCTACCTGTCGACCCTGCAGACCTGGTGCACCGAGCACGGCGTCGTCATGATCGCCGACGAGATCCAGTCGGGCATGGCCCGCACCGGCGTCTACTTCGCGAGCGAGCACTTCGGCTGGGTGCCCGACCTCGTGCTCTCGGCCAAGGGCATCGCGGGCGGCCTGCCGCTCGCGGGCGTCACCGGCCGCGCCGACATCATGGATGCCGCGCACGCCGGCGGCCTCGGCGGCACGTTCGGCGGCAACCCCGTCGCGTGCGCCGCCGCAGTGGCGGTGTTCGAGTCCATCGAGGCGAACGACCTCCTCGGCGAGGCCAGGCGCATCGAGGCGACGCTCAAGGCAGGACTCGAGAGGCTCGCCCGTCGCTACGACCTCATCGGCGACATCCGGGGCATCGGCGCGATGATCGCGATCGAGCTCGTGCAGCCCGGCACCCGCGACACCACGAAGGCGCCGAACGCCGAAGCCGTGACCGCGCTCGTGGCGTACGCGGCGCAGCACGGCGTGCTGCTGCTGAACGCCGGCACCTACGGCAACGTGCTCCGATTCCTCCCGAGTCTCGCGGTGACCGACGCCCTCATCGACGACGCCCTGCGGGTGCTCGACGACGGCTTCGCGGCACTCGGATGA
- a CDS encoding asparaginase — MTGTFSSADAVELAVVERNGFTESRHAGSAVVLSPEGELLRALGDVASPVLPRSALKPFIAVAVMSSGVTLRGEDAAIATASHSGTAAHVALVRGLLARASLPESALGCPPATPGDRTAYDELVRSGGQRERVYMTCSGKHAAMLLACVANGWPLEGYLDPAHPLQRRILDVLERLTGERATATAVDGCGAPVHAISLTGLARGIQKITTAAASSPFALFREGAALTEAVRENPWAIAGPGQPDTIAIERVGVFAKFGAEGVMVMTAPDGTTTALKVLDGSSRASTIIGLRLLANAGAIDDAAVDRVATELDLWVMGGERRVGEIRATV; from the coding sequence ATGACCGGCACCTTCTCCTCCGCAGACGCCGTCGAACTCGCCGTGGTCGAACGCAATGGTTTCACCGAGTCCAGGCACGCCGGCTCCGCCGTCGTGCTCTCACCCGAGGGCGAGCTGCTGCGCGCCCTCGGCGACGTGGCATCGCCCGTCCTCCCCCGATCCGCGCTGAAGCCGTTCATCGCGGTCGCCGTCATGTCCTCCGGCGTGACGCTCCGCGGCGAAGACGCGGCCATCGCGACCGCGAGCCACTCCGGCACCGCCGCGCACGTCGCGCTCGTCCGCGGGCTCCTGGCCCGCGCGTCGCTGCCCGAGTCCGCGCTCGGCTGCCCGCCGGCCACGCCCGGCGACCGCACCGCGTACGACGAGCTCGTGCGTTCCGGCGGCCAGCGCGAACGCGTCTACATGACCTGTTCGGGCAAGCACGCCGCGATGCTCCTCGCGTGCGTCGCCAACGGCTGGCCGCTCGAGGGCTACCTCGACCCCGCGCATCCCCTGCAGCGCCGCATCCTCGACGTGCTCGAGCGCCTCACCGGCGAACGTGCGACGGCCACCGCGGTCGATGGCTGCGGCGCGCCCGTGCACGCCATCAGCCTCACCGGCCTCGCCCGCGGCATCCAGAAGATCACGACTGCGGCCGCGTCGTCGCCGTTCGCGCTCTTCCGCGAGGGCGCTGCGCTCACCGAGGCCGTCCGCGAGAACCCGTGGGCGATCGCCGGCCCCGGCCAGCCCGACACCATCGCGATCGAGCGCGTCGGCGTGTTCGCGAAGTTCGGCGCGGAGGGCGTCATGGTCATGACCGCTCCCGACGGCACCACGACTGCGCTGAAAGTGCTCGACGGATCGTCTCGCGCCTCGACGATCATCGGGTTGCGCCTGCTCGCGAACGCCGGGGCGATCGACGATGCCGCGGTCGACCGAGTCGCCACCGAGCTCGACCTCTGGGTCATGGGCGGGGAGCGCCGCGTCGGCGAGATCCGCGCGACGGTCTGA
- a CDS encoding ABC transporter permease produces the protein MSARGRRSTGPARQGRIGLGSWLLPAYTILAFVFLLIPIVYTFVFSFNDSVKSNIAWRGFTFDKWLNVCNVEGGAVCEAFANSVIIGVVATVIATTLGTMIAIALVRYRFRARSVISLLLFLPMATPEVVLGAGLAAQFLAVGVPKDITTIILAHTMFCISFVVVTVKARVASLDPALEEAGRDLYGSPSQVFWRVTFPLLTPGIVAAALLSFALSFDDFIITNFNSGSVSTFPKYVYISASRGIPAEANVIASAVFLFALVLVIGAQVSRAARAKRLAKLG, from the coding sequence CTGTCGGCGCGGGGTCGTCGCTCGACCGGGCCGGCGCGGCAGGGACGCATCGGGCTCGGCTCGTGGCTGCTGCCCGCGTACACGATCCTCGCGTTCGTGTTCCTGCTCATCCCCATCGTCTACACGTTCGTGTTCTCGTTCAACGACTCGGTGAAGTCGAACATCGCCTGGCGCGGGTTCACCTTCGACAAGTGGCTGAACGTCTGCAACGTCGAGGGCGGTGCGGTGTGCGAGGCCTTCGCGAACAGCGTCATCATCGGAGTCGTCGCGACCGTCATCGCCACAACGCTCGGAACGATGATCGCGATCGCCCTCGTGCGCTACCGGTTCCGCGCTCGATCGGTCATCAGCCTGCTGCTGTTCCTGCCGATGGCGACGCCCGAGGTCGTGCTCGGTGCGGGTCTGGCCGCGCAGTTCCTCGCGGTCGGCGTTCCGAAGGACATCACGACGATCATCCTGGCGCACACGATGTTCTGCATCAGCTTCGTCGTCGTGACGGTGAAGGCCCGGGTCGCGAGCCTCGACCCCGCGCTCGAGGAGGCCGGGCGCGACCTGTACGGGTCGCCGTCGCAGGTCTTCTGGCGGGTCACCTTCCCGCTGCTGACTCCCGGCATCGTCGCGGCCGCCCTGCTCTCGTTCGCACTGAGCTTCGACGACTTCATCATCACGAACTTCAACTCGGGCTCGGTCTCGACCTTCCCGAAGTACGTGTACATCTCGGCCTCTCGCGGCATCCCCGCCGAGGCCAACGTCATCGCCTCGGCGGTGTTCCTCTTCGCGCTCGTACTCGTGATCGGCGCACAGGTGTCCCGTGCGGCGCGCGCGAAACGGCTCGCGAAGCTCGGCTGA
- a CDS encoding ABC transporter permease, translating to MAFAAFATAEAQPQAPRKSSRIALFLLLPGILYLVLFFLTPLVSLLLTSLQAPLEYGDIGQYQYAFNWQNYVDVMTAYWPHILRSFGYALAATVFALLFSYPLAYFIGVKARRWPLLQSLMLVLVIAPFFISFLLRTLAWKQILSDESFVITSLKALSLLGPDAHFTGTPFAVIFGLTYNFIPFMTLPLYTALERLDLRYLEAGSDLYANPFTVFRKITIPLSMPGIVAGTLLTFIPAAGDYVNASRDFLGGPDTQMMGNVIEANFLVLLNYPAAAALSIILMAAILVLVGVYVKRSGTEDLL from the coding sequence ATGGCCTTCGCCGCGTTCGCGACCGCGGAGGCCCAGCCACAGGCGCCGCGCAAGTCGAGTCGCATCGCGCTCTTCCTGCTGCTGCCCGGCATCCTGTACCTGGTCCTGTTCTTCCTGACGCCGCTCGTCTCGCTGCTGCTCACCTCGCTGCAGGCGCCGCTCGAGTACGGCGACATCGGGCAGTACCAGTACGCGTTCAACTGGCAGAACTACGTCGACGTCATGACCGCGTACTGGCCGCACATCCTGCGTTCGTTCGGATACGCGCTCGCAGCGACGGTGTTCGCGCTGCTGTTCAGTTACCCGCTGGCGTACTTCATCGGCGTGAAGGCACGCCGATGGCCGCTCCTGCAGAGCCTCATGCTCGTGCTCGTGATCGCCCCGTTCTTCATCAGCTTCCTGCTGCGCACGCTCGCGTGGAAGCAGATCCTCTCCGACGAGTCGTTCGTGATCACGTCGCTGAAGGCGCTCTCGCTCCTCGGACCCGACGCGCACTTCACAGGCACGCCGTTCGCGGTGATCTTCGGTCTGACGTACAACTTCATCCCCTTCATGACCCTGCCGCTGTACACGGCGCTCGAACGCCTCGACCTGCGCTACCTCGAGGCGGGCAGCGACCTGTACGCCAACCCGTTCACGGTGTTCCGCAAGATCACGATCCCGCTGTCGATGCCGGGCATCGTCGCGGGAACGCTGCTCACGTTCATCCCCGCGGCGGGCGACTACGTCAACGCGAGCCGGGACTTCCTCGGCGGCCCCGACACGCAGATGATGGGCAACGTGATCGAGGCGAACTTCCTCGTGCTGCTGAACTACCCGGCGGCCGCGGCGCTCTCGATCATCCTGATGGCGGCGATCCTCGTGCTCGTCGGCGTCTACGTCAAGCGTTCCGGAACGGAGGACCTGCTGTGA
- a CDS encoding ABC transporter ATP-binding protein, whose amino-acid sequence MAVREFAERGADLELVGIQKRFPGFTAIENLDLTIPAGSFFALLGPSGCGKTTTLRLVAGLEEPTQGRILIGGKDVTATRSHERPVNTVFQSYALFPHMSIIENVAFGLKRRRIGDPLGKAHEALKLVELDHLAQRRPQQLSGGQQQRVALARAIVNRPALLLLDEPLGALDLKLRRQMQLELKTIQEEVGLTFLHVTHDQEEAMTMADTVAVMNKGAIEQMGAPAELYDLPRTAFVANFLGQSNLFSGEVVGTTDTAVAVDSAGARLVVPKARAHRHNGAVTVGVRPEKVALHTEAPVPSAERNIVGPGRVLDVSFSGVSTQYLVDVPGHGTILVFAQNTGSGPVVGVGAEVWASWLVEHGFGLDDGAVQAERFAADDSTTSIAAQRRDDLVAELGEG is encoded by the coding sequence ATGGCTGTACGCGAATTCGCCGAGCGAGGCGCCGACCTCGAGCTCGTGGGCATCCAGAAGCGGTTCCCCGGATTCACGGCGATCGAGAACCTCGACCTCACGATCCCCGCCGGGTCGTTCTTCGCCCTCCTCGGGCCGTCGGGCTGCGGCAAGACGACCACGCTCCGGCTCGTCGCCGGACTCGAGGAGCCGACGCAGGGCCGCATCCTCATCGGCGGCAAGGACGTCACGGCGACCAGGTCGCACGAGCGCCCCGTCAACACGGTCTTCCAGAGCTATGCGCTCTTCCCGCACATGAGCATCATCGAGAACGTCGCGTTCGGGCTCAAGCGGCGTCGCATCGGCGACCCGCTCGGCAAGGCGCACGAGGCACTGAAGCTCGTCGAGCTCGACCACCTCGCACAGCGTCGGCCGCAGCAGCTCTCCGGTGGCCAGCAGCAGCGCGTCGCGCTCGCGCGCGCCATCGTGAACCGACCCGCCCTGCTGCTGCTCGACGAACCGCTCGGCGCGCTCGACCTCAAGCTGCGCCGCCAGATGCAGCTCGAACTCAAGACGATCCAGGAGGAGGTCGGCCTCACCTTCCTCCATGTCACGCACGACCAGGAGGAGGCCATGACCATGGCCGACACCGTGGCCGTCATGAACAAGGGCGCCATCGAGCAGATGGGCGCACCCGCCGAACTGTACGACCTGCCGAGGACCGCGTTCGTCGCGAACTTCCTCGGCCAGTCCAACCTGTTCTCGGGCGAGGTCGTCGGCACGACCGACACGGCCGTCGCGGTCGACTCGGCTGGAGCACGGCTCGTGGTTCCCAAGGCCAGGGCGCACCGCCACAACGGCGCAGTGACGGTGGGCGTGCGCCCCGAGAAGGTCGCACTCCACACCGAGGCGCCCGTTCCGTCGGCCGAGCGCAACATCGTCGGCCCGGGTCGCGTGCTCGACGTGTCCTTCTCGGGTGTGAGCACCCAGTACCTCGTCGACGTGCCCGGTCACGGCACGATCCTGGTGTTCGCCCAGAACACCGGTTCGGGTCCGGTCGTCGGTGTCGGCGCCGAGGTCTGGGCGAGCTGGCTCGTCGAGCACGGCTTCGGCCTCGACGACGGCGCGGTCCAGGCCGAGCGGTTCGCGGCCGACGACTCGACGACCTCGATCGCCGCGCAGCGTCGCGACGACCTGGTCGCCGAGCTCGGGGAGGGCTGA
- a CDS encoding ABC transporter substrate-binding protein: protein MIRSLIARARASQMSRRTMLAGAGAGASALALAACSTGGAGAKPTAAPDESATDKTLNWANWAAYIDEDDSGNYPTLQAFEEQTGIKVNYEVAVDDNNTYYGKVKDQLALGQDIGADTVCLTDWMVARWIRFGYTQELDHANIPNIANLTPALRDPDFDKGRAFSLPWQGGFAGICWNKEAYPDGLASVEDLWSSELKGRVGVLSEMRDTMGLIMLQNGVDIAGDWGDAEFDAAIDVLTEQVENGQVRNIKGNAYLEDLKSGDTLAAICWSGDITVINAEAGDKWEFAIPDAGGTLWNDNFLVPIGSTRKTNAETLMNYYYEPEVAAEVAAWVNYITPVVGAKEAAAAIDPELAENQLIFPNEETLSKAHIFRSLSGAEEQKYQAQFQSILLGA, encoded by the coding sequence ATGATCCGTTCGTTGATCGCCAGGGCACGTGCCTCCCAGATGAGTCGGCGCACGATGCTCGCCGGCGCGGGCGCCGGCGCGTCGGCCCTCGCGCTGGCCGCGTGCTCCACTGGCGGGGCGGGAGCGAAGCCGACGGCGGCACCAGACGAGTCGGCCACCGACAAGACCCTCAACTGGGCGAACTGGGCCGCGTACATCGACGAGGACGACTCGGGCAACTACCCCACGCTGCAGGCCTTCGAGGAGCAGACCGGCATCAAGGTCAACTACGAGGTCGCCGTCGACGACAACAACACGTACTACGGCAAGGTCAAGGACCAGCTCGCGCTCGGCCAGGACATCGGCGCCGACACCGTGTGCCTCACCGACTGGATGGTCGCCCGCTGGATCCGCTTCGGCTACACGCAGGAGCTCGACCACGCGAACATCCCGAACATCGCCAACCTGACCCCGGCGCTCCGCGACCCCGACTTCGACAAGGGCCGGGCCTTCTCGCTGCCGTGGCAGGGCGGCTTCGCCGGGATCTGCTGGAACAAGGAGGCGTATCCCGACGGGCTCGCCTCCGTCGAGGACCTCTGGTCCTCCGAGCTCAAGGGCCGGGTCGGCGTGCTCTCCGAGATGCGCGACACGATGGGCCTGATCATGCTGCAGAACGGCGTCGACATCGCCGGCGACTGGGGCGACGCCGAGTTCGACGCCGCGATCGACGTGCTCACCGAGCAGGTCGAGAACGGCCAGGTGCGCAACATCAAGGGCAACGCGTACCTCGAAGACCTCAAGAGCGGCGACACCCTCGCCGCCATCTGCTGGTCGGGCGACATCACGGTCATCAACGCCGAGGCCGGCGACAAGTGGGAGTTCGCGATCCCCGACGCGGGCGGCACGCTCTGGAACGACAACTTCCTCGTCCCGATCGGGTCGACGCGCAAGACCAACGCCGAGACGCTCATGAACTACTACTACGAGCCCGAGGTCGCCGCCGAGGTCGCCGCCTGGGTGAACTACATCACGCCCGTCGTCGGCGCCAAGGAGGCGGCCGCCGCGATCGACCCCGAGCTCGCCGAGAACCAGCTCATCTTCCCGAACGAGGAGACGCTCTCGAAGGCCCACATCTTCCGCTCGCTCTCCGGAGCCGAGGAGCAGAAGTACCAGGCCCAGTTCCAGAGCATCCTGCTCGGCGCCTGA